In the genome of Desulfuromonas sp. DDH964, one region contains:
- a CDS encoding cupin domain-containing protein: MARIEDEAALPWQPVRPQFTQGVFGKTLLDGATRIVLTRVAPGGSFAEHADSYDHLFYILEGVGLVAVADREFPVAPGSIVRVVAGERHGYRNSGSDDLLLISVNIPRS; this comes from the coding sequence ATGGCAAGGATCGAAGACGAAGCAGCGCTCCCCTGGCAACCGGTTCGGCCACAATTTACCCAGGGGGTATTCGGCAAGACCCTGCTTGACGGCGCGACCCGGATCGTCTTGACCCGGGTCGCGCCGGGAGGTTCTTTTGCCGAGCACGCGGATTCCTACGACCACCTCTTCTACATCCTGGAAGGGGTCGGGCTGGTGGCGGTGGCGGACCGGGAATTTCCCGTCGCTCCCGGTTCGATTGTCAGGGTTGTCGCTGGTGAACGTCACGGCTATCGCAACAGCGGCAGCGACGACCTGCTGCTGATTTCAGTCAACATCCCACGCTCCTGA
- a CDS encoding haloacid dehalogenase type II, translating to MAATLAFDVYGTLIDTAGVVTGLRQLVGDRATELSTLWRNKQLEYSFRRGLMQNYADFSVCTRQALDWSCHTLGVPIAASDREELLAGYRRLPAFPEVTEALPALAAAGHRLFAFSNGRADDVASLLEHAGIAHHFRDVISTGEISSFKPNPAVYAHFLRRAGAAGAAAWMISGNPFDVIGALSAGMRAAWVRRSTSSSFDPWEFTPTLTVTSLGELQQGLADAACC from the coding sequence ATGGCCGCAACTCTCGCCTTTGATGTCTACGGCACCCTGATCGACACTGCCGGAGTGGTCACCGGACTGCGCCAGCTGGTGGGAGACCGCGCCACCGAGCTATCCACCCTTTGGCGCAACAAGCAGCTTGAATACTCCTTCCGCCGGGGCTTGATGCAGAATTACGCCGACTTCTCCGTCTGTACCCGCCAGGCCCTCGACTGGAGCTGCCATACCCTCGGAGTCCCCATCGCAGCTTCCGACCGCGAGGAACTTCTGGCCGGGTATCGACGCCTCCCGGCCTTCCCGGAGGTGACGGAAGCCCTGCCGGCGCTGGCTGCGGCGGGCCATCGTCTCTTCGCCTTTTCCAACGGCAGGGCGGATGATGTCGCTTCCCTGCTGGAGCATGCCGGCATCGCCCATCACTTCCGGGACGTGATCAGCACCGGCGAGATTTCGAGTTTCAAGCCGAACCCCGCAGTCTATGCCCACTTCCTGCGGCGTGCCGGTGCGGCCGGGGCCGCCGCCTGGATGATTTCCGGCAATCCCTTCGATGTCATCGGCGCCCTCTCCGCCGGCATGCGTGCAGCCTGGGTACGCCGCAGCACGTCGAGCAGCTTCGACCCCTGGGAATTCACCCCGACCCTGACCGTCACCTCCCTAGGCGAATTGCAGCAGGGCCTGGCCGATGCCGCCTGCTGCTGA
- a CDS encoding sigma-54-dependent transcriptional regulator — protein sequence MKPSVLIVDDEPLQRDILETILAEAGYEVQTAATGREALQRTRSLRPDVVLSDLRMAGMDGMGLLDALNECQPSPTVIMVTAHGTITSAVEAVKRGAFDYLTKPLDKEQLLLAVRKACERSQILRENMQLRQQLYDRFRMEGIIGRSPRMHAVIELLKRVSGAPATVMLRGESGTGKELVARAIHYNSPRRGRPFTALNCAAIPENLFESELFGYEAGAFTGAVGRREGLIEVANGGTLFLDEIGDLPLTMQSKLLRVLQDREIRRVGGKEQVKVDVRIISATNKDLEQAVEQKSFREDLYYRLNVVFIELPPLRERVEDIPALVEHFLAKYNAEFGRRVREIRPDALRALQEFRWPGNVRQLEAVIERALLLSDSDVLSLADIRPLLVSRRSERHLWAELPADGIDLEAVEKELLHKALVRSGGVATRAAKLLHMNYKQFLYRAEKYGIKAGDGDGAS from the coding sequence ATGAAACCATCGGTCCTGATCGTCGACGACGAACCGCTGCAACGGGACATTCTCGAAACGATCCTCGCCGAGGCCGGTTACGAGGTTCAGACCGCTGCCACCGGCCGCGAAGCTTTGCAGCGGACGCGCTCCCTGCGGCCGGACGTGGTCCTCTCCGACCTGCGCATGGCCGGCATGGACGGCATGGGGCTCCTCGACGCCCTGAACGAATGCCAGCCGTCACCGACCGTCATCATGGTCACCGCGCACGGCACCATCACTTCGGCGGTCGAAGCGGTCAAGCGCGGCGCCTTTGACTACCTGACCAAACCCCTCGACAAGGAACAACTCCTGCTGGCGGTGCGCAAGGCTTGCGAGCGGAGCCAGATTCTGCGCGAGAACATGCAGCTGCGGCAGCAGCTCTATGACCGTTTTCGCATGGAAGGGATCATTGGCCGGTCGCCGCGCATGCATGCCGTGATCGAACTGCTGAAGCGGGTTTCGGGAGCGCCGGCGACGGTGATGCTGCGGGGGGAGAGCGGCACCGGCAAGGAGCTGGTGGCGCGCGCCATTCATTACAACAGCCCCCGTCGCGGCCGTCCCTTCACGGCGCTCAATTGTGCCGCGATCCCCGAGAACCTCTTCGAAAGCGAACTCTTTGGCTACGAAGCCGGGGCTTTTACCGGGGCGGTCGGGCGTCGCGAAGGGCTGATCGAGGTCGCCAACGGTGGCACCCTCTTTCTCGATGAAATCGGGGATCTGCCGCTGACCATGCAGTCGAAGCTGCTGCGGGTGCTGCAGGACCGCGAAATCCGGCGCGTTGGCGGCAAGGAACAGGTCAAGGTCGACGTGCGCATTATCTCGGCCACCAACAAGGACCTGGAGCAGGCGGTGGAGCAGAAGTCCTTTCGCGAGGATCTCTATTACCGCCTCAATGTCGTCTTTATCGAGTTGCCCCCCCTGCGCGAGCGGGTGGAAGATATTCCGGCCCTGGTCGAACACTTCCTGGCCAAGTACAACGCCGAGTTCGGACGCCGGGTGCGCGAAATCCGGCCCGATGCCTTGCGCGCGCTGCAGGAATTCCGTTGGCCGGGCAATGTCCGGCAGCTCGAAGCCGTCATCGAGCGGGCCCTGCTCCTCAGCGACAGCGACGTGTTGAGCCTGGCGGATATCCGCCCCCTGCTGGTGAGCCGCCGCAGCGAGCGCCATCTCTGGGCCGAACTACCGGCCGACGGCATCGACCTTGAGGCCGTCGAAAAGGAGTTGCTGCACAAGGCGCTGGTTCGCTCCGGCGGGGTGGCGACCCGGGCGGCCAAACTACTGCACATGAACTACAAGCAGTTTCTCTATCGGGCGGAGAAATACGGCATCAAGGCCGGCGATGGGGACGGCGCGTCATGA
- a CDS encoding TerC family protein, whose protein sequence is MDFLLDPQIWLALVTLTALEIVLGIDNIIFITILVARLPPHQQSKGRVIGLGLAMLTRILLLVSLTWIMGLSRPLLTVLEHPISGRDLILFGGGLFLLFKSTHEIHSSLEGTEGESDRRLASSFAGILIQITLLDIVFSLDSVITAVGLARDLWVMIVAIVVAVGVMMFAAGPIGRFVEDHPTFKMLALSFLILIGVTLIADGLGLHVPRGYVYFAMAFSVGVELLNMKVRKPVRPPVHLRKPLSGEKSD, encoded by the coding sequence ATGGATTTTCTGCTCGACCCGCAAATCTGGCTCGCCCTGGTCACCCTGACCGCCCTGGAAATTGTTCTCGGCATCGACAACATCATATTCATAACGATCCTGGTTGCCAGGCTCCCGCCCCACCAGCAGTCCAAGGGGCGCGTTATCGGGCTTGGCCTGGCGATGCTGACCCGGATCCTGCTGCTGGTCTCCCTCACCTGGATCATGGGCCTCTCCCGACCCCTGCTGACGGTCCTCGAACATCCGATTTCCGGGCGGGACCTGATCCTCTTCGGCGGCGGCCTCTTCCTCCTCTTCAAGAGCACCCACGAAATCCACAGCAGCCTTGAGGGAACCGAGGGAGAATCGGACCGGCGCCTCGCCTCTTCCTTTGCCGGCATCCTGATCCAGATCACCCTGCTCGATATCGTCTTTTCCCTCGACTCGGTAATTACTGCGGTCGGCCTGGCAAGGGACCTCTGGGTGATGATCGTCGCCATCGTCGTGGCGGTCGGCGTGATGATGTTCGCAGCCGGCCCAATCGGGCGTTTCGTCGAAGACCACCCGACCTTCAAGATGCTGGCACTCTCTTTTCTGATCCTGATCGGCGTCACCCTGATCGCCGATGGCCTCGGGCTTCACGTCCCCCGCGGCTATGTTTACTTTGCCATGGCCTTTTCCGTCGGCGTCGAGCTTCTCAACATGAAGGTGCGCAAACCGGTGCGCCCCCCGGTCCACCTGCGCAAGCCCCTCAGCGGAGAGAAGAGCGACTGA
- a CDS encoding (2Fe-2S)-binding protein, whose product MNEAEIIEGLKVVCICKGIRRRTFLNLVAAGTRTLPELQKATGAGSGPCGGRRCTPRLQELLASLEDLGSSTAEESL is encoded by the coding sequence ATGAACGAAGCTGAAATCATCGAAGGGCTGAAGGTGGTCTGCATCTGCAAGGGAATCCGCCGCCGGACCTTTCTCAACCTGGTCGCCGCCGGAACCAGGACGCTCCCCGAATTGCAAAAGGCGACCGGCGCCGGCAGCGGACCCTGCGGCGGCAGGCGGTGTACGCCACGCCTGCAGGAGCTTCTTGCCAGCCTGGAAGACCTGGGCAGCAGCACCGCTGAGGAGAGTTTATGA
- a CDS encoding DUF748 domain-containing protein, with protein sequence MNTGKAIGTGIFLFVLALAAGIFFLVDNLDALVKRGIESEGSRAAGTRVTVAGVQIDLDQARGTIRGLDVANPDGFSAQPLFALGEISLQLEPASITGNLPTLEEIRIIAPRLRFELNSRGESNLDRFNQGLASGSRGSTTETSAAGEKRLRIRTLTIADAGAEIDLSAIGQKSYSGTLPPIVLHEIGGSAGVTGEELAKIVFAAMTKALKKEATRRGIDALIEQKLNRGTGKLQRKLDEKFGTCGIDADRTLKKIFGN encoded by the coding sequence ATGAATACCGGTAAAGCAATCGGCACCGGCATCTTCCTCTTCGTGCTGGCCCTGGCCGCAGGTATTTTCTTCCTCGTTGACAACCTTGACGCCCTGGTCAAGAGGGGGATTGAATCCGAAGGCTCCCGGGCCGCCGGGACCAGGGTCACGGTCGCTGGCGTCCAGATTGATCTTGACCAGGCCCGGGGGACCATCCGTGGCCTCGATGTGGCCAACCCCGATGGATTCAGCGCCCAGCCACTGTTCGCCCTGGGGGAGATCAGCCTGCAGCTCGAACCGGCCAGCATTACCGGCAACCTGCCAACCCTCGAAGAGATACGCATCATCGCCCCACGGCTGCGTTTTGAACTCAACTCCCGGGGCGAGTCGAATCTCGACCGCTTCAACCAGGGTCTTGCCAGCGGCAGCAGAGGATCGACCACAGAAACTTCCGCTGCCGGGGAAAAACGATTGCGGATCAGAACCTTGACGATTGCAGACGCCGGCGCAGAGATCGACCTTTCGGCCATCGGCCAGAAAAGTTACAGCGGCACCCTACCCCCCATCGTCCTGCACGAAATCGGCGGCAGCGCCGGGGTCACCGGGGAAGAGCTGGCGAAAATCGTCTTTGCCGCCATGACCAAGGCCTTGAAGAAGGAGGCGACCCGGCGGGGTATCGACGCCCTGATAGAACAAAAGCTCAACCGGGGGACCGGGAAGCTGCAGCGCAAGCTCGACGAGAAATTCGGTACCTGCGGAATCGACGCCGATCGAACCCTGAAGAAAATCTTCGGCAACTGA
- a CDS encoding TlpA disulfide reductase family protein has protein sequence MKSWRYLFAPLTAALLLATGPVAAAENRPLDRGALFPEVTLPTPIDPARRAYLGLGDQPTFRLSEVAAEVVLVELLSVYCPHCQMQAPSYNELYRMIEADPATRGRIKLLGIGVASKWDEIDRFTSSFQVPFPVLPDPEFAVWRAVGGTATPFSLYVRQRPQGEAGIVAATHLGLNTHYRELFAELKALANTDPGTIRQAAGQNAEGRQAIRQLFTSEELDSRVRQAFIAHADRIVDLAPVELPSGRQVYRGLVQSGAERRTLFAEVVSRSSICDICHDVHFIYLFTPQGEVIGFVPLQLTKYGNVDWNEAEIATMRRRLLGSSLASPRPFSAQVDAITSATMTSAIIFDSFAQGPALLAELAAKGLR, from the coding sequence ATGAAGAGCTGGCGTTACCTGTTCGCCCCCTTGACCGCTGCCCTGTTGCTGGCGACCGGGCCCGTGGCCGCCGCGGAGAACCGTCCCCTCGACCGCGGCGCCCTCTTCCCCGAGGTTACCCTGCCGACCCCCATCGATCCGGCCCGGCGCGCCTACCTCGGTCTCGGTGACCAGCCGACCTTCCGCCTTAGCGAGGTGGCCGCCGAAGTCGTCCTGGTGGAACTCCTCAGCGTCTATTGTCCCCACTGCCAGATGCAGGCGCCCTCCTACAACGAACTCTACCGGATGATCGAGGCCGACCCCGCCACTCGCGGCCGAATCAAGCTCCTCGGTATCGGGGTGGCGAGCAAATGGGATGAGATCGATCGCTTCACCAGCAGTTTCCAGGTTCCGTTCCCGGTCCTCCCCGACCCGGAATTCGCCGTCTGGCGGGCGGTCGGGGGGACGGCGACCCCCTTCAGCCTCTATGTCCGGCAACGTCCCCAGGGAGAGGCCGGGATCGTGGCCGCCACCCACCTCGGGCTCAACACCCATTACCGGGAACTCTTTGCCGAGCTCAAGGCGCTGGCGAATACGGACCCGGGCACCATTCGCCAGGCGGCCGGGCAGAATGCCGAGGGTCGCCAGGCGATCCGCCAGCTATTCACCTCCGAGGAACTCGATTCCCGGGTACGCCAGGCCTTTATCGCCCATGCCGACCGGATTGTCGATCTCGCCCCAGTAGAGCTGCCGAGCGGCCGCCAGGTCTACCGCGGCCTGGTGCAAAGCGGGGCCGAGCGCCGGACCCTCTTTGCCGAGGTCGTCAGCCGCTCCTCGATCTGCGATATCTGCCATGACGTTCACTTTATCTATCTCTTCACTCCCCAGGGAGAGGTGATCGGCTTTGTCCCGCTGCAATTGACCAAGTACGGCAATGTCGACTGGAACGAGGCTGAAATCGCCACCATGCGCCGGCGGCTCCTCGGGAGTTCCCTGGCCAGTCCCCGCCCCTTTTCCGCCCAGGTCGACGCCATCACTTCGGCGACGATGACATCAGCGATTATCTTTGACAGCTTCGCCCAGGGGCCGGCGCTTCTTGCGGAACTCGCCGCCAAGGGGTTGCGTTGA
- the arfB gene encoding alternative ribosome rescue aminoacyl-tRNA hydrolase ArfB — MLHISPDLAIPLSEVELTAIPAQGAGGQNVNKVATAIHLRFAVGPSSLPDFYKERLLALHDRRLTSDGVIILKAQRHRTQERNRADALERLATLIRSVAAVPKARRPTRPGKAAREKRIAGKSHRGRIKALRGKVSE; from the coding sequence CTGCTGCACATCAGCCCCGATCTGGCCATTCCTCTCAGCGAAGTGGAGCTGACCGCGATTCCCGCCCAGGGGGCCGGCGGCCAGAATGTCAACAAGGTCGCCACCGCCATCCATCTACGATTTGCGGTGGGCCCCTCCTCCCTTCCGGACTTCTACAAGGAACGCCTCCTCGCCCTTCATGACCGCCGCCTTACCAGCGACGGCGTCATCATCCTCAAGGCCCAGCGGCACCGCACCCAGGAACGAAACCGCGCCGATGCCCTGGAACGCCTGGCCACTCTGATCCGCAGCGTCGCGGCGGTCCCGAAGGCACGCCGTCCGACCCGCCCCGGCAAGGCCGCCCGGGAAAAGCGGATCGCCGGCAAGAGCCATCGCGGGCGCATCAAGGCCCTGCGCGGCAAGGTTTCCGAATAA
- a CDS encoding rhomboid family intramembrane serine protease, with protein MSENLFKVVFKGEIGFDFDEDEVKANLQKFSGFSMDKIERLFAGGAHVLKKNAELDAANRFRDALMRLGALVEVEPMQAPSPPMPERPRTVAPARRAVPDFKCPACGQAQVKGQTCVACGIFFEKYEAAQKRKAEELQQSMFGVSNEADEVSVKAGPAFSQLDTRARLALAGLAVGIGVSLLQGYFFGRHLELIGFIILTTILLLVLLFSSVFSDHDLLDGFGNNLAVEMEPYLRIDRRQEWWPRKVTYTLVVLGALLYYGLVIHLSPGMVADNLAFFPGRPAAWNVIPGVLLSPLLHVRSGQLWGSLLFLWALGMALEPRLGSLRFGLLYFGLAVVAGGLGSLLHLLLFGSLPHGFGPVGAIAGLFGFCLTGGIGPILTFSLPLLGALPLVYPLGFAVRFNTLALLAFFLYAGLGGGFAIEHSFRAAFGWQLVPLVGLCSGMLAGYFFPVQEGDSLAENRRR; from the coding sequence ATGAGTGAGAACCTGTTCAAGGTCGTGTTCAAGGGGGAGATCGGCTTCGATTTCGACGAGGATGAAGTCAAGGCCAACCTGCAGAAGTTTTCCGGGTTCAGCATGGACAAAATCGAGCGCCTCTTCGCAGGGGGGGCCCATGTCCTGAAGAAGAATGCCGAGCTGGACGCGGCAAACCGTTTTCGGGATGCCCTGATGCGGCTTGGGGCACTGGTCGAGGTTGAACCGATGCAGGCGCCGTCGCCGCCGATGCCGGAGCGGCCGCGGACAGTGGCGCCGGCGCGCCGGGCGGTCCCCGACTTCAAGTGCCCGGCCTGCGGGCAGGCTCAGGTCAAGGGGCAAACCTGCGTCGCCTGCGGGATCTTCTTTGAGAAGTACGAGGCGGCACAGAAACGCAAGGCCGAGGAACTGCAGCAGAGCATGTTCGGCGTCTCGAACGAAGCCGATGAGGTCAGCGTCAAGGCAGGCCCCGCCTTTTCCCAACTCGACACCCGCGCCCGGCTGGCGTTGGCGGGGCTGGCAGTGGGGATTGGGGTCTCCCTGCTGCAGGGGTACTTCTTTGGCCGGCACCTCGAACTGATCGGTTTTATCATCCTGACGACTATTCTGTTGCTGGTCCTGCTGTTCTCCTCGGTCTTCAGTGACCATGACCTCCTTGACGGCTTCGGCAACAACCTTGCCGTCGAGATGGAACCCTACCTGCGCATCGATCGGCGCCAGGAATGGTGGCCGCGCAAGGTGACCTATACCCTGGTGGTGCTGGGAGCGCTCCTCTATTACGGGCTGGTAATCCATCTGTCGCCAGGGATGGTAGCGGACAATCTCGCATTCTTCCCCGGGCGACCGGCGGCCTGGAATGTCATTCCGGGTGTGCTTCTCTCGCCCCTGCTGCACGTGCGCAGTGGGCAACTCTGGGGGAGCCTCCTCTTTCTCTGGGCGCTCGGTATGGCCCTCGAACCACGCCTTGGCAGCCTGCGCTTTGGACTGCTTTATTTCGGCCTGGCGGTTGTCGCCGGCGGGCTGGGCAGCCTTTTGCACCTTCTCCTCTTCGGCAGCCTGCCCCACGGTTTTGGCCCGGTCGGGGCGATTGCCGGTCTTTTCGGGTTCTGTCTGACCGGCGGGATCGGACCGATTCTGACCTTCTCCCTCCCCCTGCTCGGAGCCCTGCCGCTGGTCTATCCCCTCGGTTTCGCGGTCCGCTTCAACACCCTGGCCCTGCTCGCTTTTTTTCTTTACGCCGGACTTGGTGGCGGCTTCGCCATCGAGCACAGCTTCCGCGCCGCCTTTGGCTGGCAGCTGGTCCCCCTCGTCGGTCTTTGCAGCGGCATGCTGGCCGGATATTTCTTCCCGGTTCAGGAGGGGGATTCGCTGGCAGAGAACCGGCGCCGGTAA
- a CDS encoding dienelactone hydrolase family protein: MIRNFLLCLAFFALTGTALADVEGHEVDYSAGDGTTLKGFLAADPALTGKHPGILVVHEWWGLNDYARTRAKMLAGMGYTALAVDMYGDGKTAIHPETAGKFSSAVSKDLPLAKKRFLAGLELLKQQPGVDPDRIAAIGYCFGGGIVLAMARAGVDIDGVVSFHGSLGTGAPAEPGKVKARILVLTGAEDPFVPPEQVAAFKEEMTTAGADFQLISYPGAKHSFTNSDADAYGQKFNLPLAYNAKVDQESWQAMADFFQRIFSSPASH, translated from the coding sequence ATGATCCGGAACTTCCTCCTCTGCCTTGCTTTTTTCGCCCTTACCGGTACCGCCCTTGCTGATGTAGAGGGGCATGAAGTCGACTACTCTGCCGGTGACGGCACCACCCTCAAGGGATTTCTGGCCGCCGACCCCGCCCTCACCGGCAAGCACCCGGGCATCCTCGTTGTTCATGAATGGTGGGGCCTTAACGACTATGCCCGCACGCGTGCCAAGATGCTGGCCGGAATGGGGTATACCGCCCTGGCGGTCGATATGTACGGCGACGGCAAGACCGCCATCCATCCGGAAACCGCCGGCAAGTTCTCCAGCGCTGTCAGCAAGGACCTGCCGCTGGCAAAGAAACGCTTCCTCGCCGGCCTCGAACTTCTCAAGCAGCAGCCTGGGGTCGATCCCGACCGGATCGCCGCCATCGGTTACTGTTTCGGCGGCGGCATCGTCCTCGCCATGGCCCGGGCCGGTGTCGATATCGACGGCGTCGTCAGCTTCCACGGCAGCCTCGGCACCGGAGCCCCGGCGGAACCGGGGAAGGTGAAAGCCCGCATCCTGGTACTGACCGGCGCGGAGGACCCCTTCGTGCCGCCGGAACAGGTCGCCGCCTTCAAAGAGGAGATGACGACGGCCGGCGCCGACTTCCAGTTGATCAGTTACCCTGGCGCCAAGCACAGCTTCACCAATTCCGATGCCGATGCCTATGGCCAGAAGTTCAATCTCCCCCTGGCCTACAACGCCAAGGTGGACCAGGAATCGTGGCAGGCAATGGCCGACTTTTTCCAGCGGATCTTTTCTTCCCCGGCATCGCACTGA
- a CDS encoding phosphate/phosphite/phosphonate ABC transporter substrate-binding protein, with the protein MMKLSRCSKFVHAGIILVAAIAVLALGALPAAAETFRIAIMQAQKGAAEKFAPLEQYLAKRGVEVELVPTTGYTQAAHMFAEGKADGMFSGSGVAGTMIIKDLAYPVVRPVNMQGVSTYWAVVIAPKGAAPFVPDASYFQGKRVVYCALASSGEFFFRSLPGALAAAKSTAIAPSHQAAIDAVAKGEADVAIVKNLVWNNLKAQYPALVEVGSDAGQNPNDALIISKQTDPAFVKRLTGILLKLQSDESEEAKSARAGLNILGYVITSANDFQHTLELLRSSGVDPNFDFHF; encoded by the coding sequence ATGATGAAGTTGAGTCGTTGCTCAAAGTTTGTCCATGCTGGAATTATCCTGGTTGCCGCGATTGCGGTCCTCGCCCTGGGGGCCCTGCCGGCCGCCGCCGAGACCTTCCGTATTGCTATTATGCAGGCCCAGAAAGGGGCCGCTGAGAAATTCGCGCCCCTGGAGCAATACCTCGCCAAACGTGGCGTGGAGGTCGAGCTGGTCCCGACCACCGGTTACACCCAGGCGGCCCACATGTTCGCCGAGGGGAAAGCCGACGGCATGTTCAGCGGTTCCGGCGTCGCCGGAACGATGATCATCAAGGACCTCGCCTATCCGGTGGTGCGCCCGGTCAACATGCAGGGCGTCAGCACCTACTGGGCGGTCGTCATTGCTCCCAAGGGAGCCGCCCCCTTCGTCCCCGACGCCAGCTATTTCCAGGGGAAACGGGTCGTCTACTGCGCCCTCGCTTCGTCCGGTGAGTTCTTCTTCCGTTCCCTCCCGGGGGCCCTGGCAGCGGCCAAATCGACGGCGATCGCCCCCTCCCACCAGGCGGCGATTGACGCTGTTGCCAAGGGGGAGGCGGATGTGGCCATCGTCAAGAACCTGGTTTGGAACAATCTCAAGGCCCAATATCCCGCCCTGGTCGAAGTCGGCAGCGATGCCGGCCAGAATCCGAACGACGCCCTGATTATTTCCAAACAGACCGATCCCGCCTTCGTCAAGCGTCTCACCGGGATATTGCTCAAATTGCAGAGCGACGAGAGCGAGGAGGCGAAATCGGCGCGGGCCGGCCTGAACATTCTTGGCTACGTTATTACTTCCGCCAACGACTTCCAGCACACTCTCGAGCTGCTGCGCAGCTCCGGTGTCGACCCCAACTTCGATTTTCACTTCTGA
- a CDS encoding peptidylprolyl isomerase, which translates to MSTGNPLIQMETSLGEILLELDAAKAPLSVANFIRYARSGHYDGTIFHRVIPGFMIQGGGMTPEMQERPTAEPIRNEAANGLKNRTGTIAMARTAEVDSATAQFFINTADNKSLDHGGLRPELFGYAVFGKVVDGMDVVYTIEQVATGASAGHQDVPEEPVVITAVTVID; encoded by the coding sequence ATGAGCACTGGCAACCCGTTAATCCAGATGGAGACCTCCCTGGGTGAAATCCTCCTCGAACTGGATGCCGCCAAGGCCCCCCTTTCGGTGGCCAATTTCATCCGCTATGCCCGGTCCGGCCATTATGACGGCACGATCTTTCACCGCGTCATCCCCGGGTTCATGATCCAGGGGGGCGGCATGACGCCGGAGATGCAGGAACGGCCGACCGCGGAGCCGATCCGGAACGAGGCTGCCAACGGGCTCAAAAACCGGACCGGGACGATCGCCATGGCCCGCACCGCGGAAGTTGACAGTGCGACCGCCCAGTTTTTCATCAATACCGCCGACAACAAATCTCTCGATCACGGCGGACTGCGCCCGGAACTCTTCGGCTACGCCGTCTTCGGCAAGGTCGTTGACGGCATGGATGTGGTCTACACCATCGAGCAGGTCGCCACCGGCGCCAGCGCCGGCCACCAGGATGTCCCCGAAGAACCGGTGGTCATAACCGCCGTAACGGTGATCGACTGA
- the tsaA gene encoding tRNA (N6-threonylcarbamoyladenosine(37)-N6)-methyltransferase TrmO encodes MPPAAEMQLRSVGHIETPWRRLEDCPRNIEPDGPVCRLVLAPEYAPALCGLQPGQTILVLYWLDRADRLRLHQASRITGEEGGVFALRTPNRPNPIGAGVVRIERCSGNSIEVRGLDCLDGTALLDIKPAAKVEQPPSPGKKGSR; translated from the coding sequence ATGCCGCCTGCTGCTGAGATGCAACTGCGCAGCGTCGGTCACATCGAGACACCCTGGCGGCGGCTTGAGGATTGCCCGCGGAATATCGAGCCCGATGGCCCCGTCTGTCGGCTGGTGCTCGCTCCCGAGTATGCCCCGGCGCTCTGCGGACTGCAGCCGGGGCAGACGATTCTCGTGCTATACTGGCTCGACCGTGCCGACCGCCTCCGGCTTCACCAGGCCTCCCGCATTACCGGGGAAGAGGGCGGAGTCTTTGCCCTGCGCACCCCCAACCGCCCCAACCCGATCGGCGCCGGCGTGGTACGGATCGAACGTTGCTCCGGAAACAGCATCGAGGTACGGGGGCTCGATTGCCTCGACGGCACCGCGCTGCTCGATATCAAGCCGGCAGCGAAAGTCGAGCAGCCACCTTCTCCCGGGAAGAAAGGATCGAGATGA